Proteins encoded within one genomic window of Cucumis sativus cultivar 9930 chromosome 3, Cucumber_9930_V3, whole genome shotgun sequence:
- the LOC101216649 gene encoding protein DETOXIFICATION 49, which translates to MCRIRCCSNSTKLCNCQVSYLNSNSINHSDQNPTNTNTNPNPNPNPIPNPNSNSNSIMHHLTNPLIPPLPTSQHFQLPTKQTTNTHFSLAIQEAFSISQIAFPMVLTSLLLYSRSLISMLFLGRLGELPLAGGSLAIGFANITGYSILSGLAMGMEPICGQAFGAKKFTLLGLALQRTILLLSLTSIPIAFLWFNVKNILLLCKQDPSIASQAQLFLLYSLPDLFAQSLIHPLRIYLRSQSITLPLTFCAAFSILLHIPINYFLVSYLNFGIRGVAIAGVWTNFNLVASLILYILVFRVHKDTWGGFSLQCFKEWGDLLNLAIPSCISVCLEWWWYEIMILLCGLLLNPKATVASMGILIQTTALIYIFPSSLSFSVSTRVGNELGAEQPKKARLAAIVGLFCSFVLGICALFFAVSIRKIWASMFTDDKDIIGLTSMVLPIIGLCELGNCPQTTGCGVLRGTARPKIGANINLGCFYLVGMPVAVGLSFYGGFDFRGLWLGLLAAQGCCAAAMLVVLGFTDWEFEAIRARKLTGGCEQVVEAESLMPKNKQDCC; encoded by the coding sequence ATGTGTCGTATAAGGTGTTGTTCCAATTCCACCAAATTATGCAACTGCCAAGTTTCTTACCTTAACTCAAATTCAATCAATCACTCTGATCAAAACCCTACCAATACCAATACCAATCCCAATCCCAACCCCAATCCCATTCCCAATcccaattccaattccaattcaATCATGCATCATCTCACTAACCCATTGATCCCTCCACTCCCGACATCCCAACATTTCCAATTaccaacaaaacaaactaCCAATACTCATTTCTCCTTGGCCATTCAAGAAGCCTTCTCCATTTCTCAAATCGCCTTTCCCATGGTCCTCACCAGCCTCCTCCTCTACTCCCGCTCCCTCATCTCCATGCTCTTCCTCGGTCGTCTTGGCGAGCTCCCTCTCGCTGGCGGCTCCCTCGCCATCGGCTTTGCCAACATCACCGGCTACTCCATTCTCTCCGGTCTCGCCATGGGAATGGAACCCATCTGCGGCCAAGCCTTTGGTGCCAAAAAATTCACTCTCCTCGGCCTTGCCTTGCAACGAACCATCCTTCTCCTCTCTCTTACCTCAATCCCCATTGCTTTCCTTTGGTTTAATGTTAAGAATATCCTTCTCCTTTGTAAACAAGACCCCTCCATTGCCTCTCAAGCCCAACTCTTCCTTCTTTACTCTCTTCCTGATCTCTTCGCTCAATCCCTCATCCACCCTCTTCGAATTTACCTCCGTTCTCAATCCATAACGCTCCCCCTCACCTTCTGTGCGGCTTTTTCCATCCTTCTCCATATACCCATCAACTATTTCCTCGTTTCTTATCTCAATTTTGGTATTCGTGGAGTTGCTATAGCAGGGGTTTGGACTAATTTCAACCTCGTCGCTTCTTTGATCCTTTACATATTAGTTTTCCGTGTTCATAAAGATACGTGGGGTGGCTTCTCTCTTCAATGCTTTAAAGAATGGGGAGACCTTCTCAATTTAGCAATCCCAAGTTGCATCTCTGTCTGTCTCGAATGGTGGTGGTATGAAATCATGATCCTCCTCTGTGGTCTCCTGTTAAACCCCAAAGCCACCGTAGCTTCCATGGGCATTTTGATTCAAACCACCGCATTGATTTACATATTCCCATCCTCTCTAAGCTTCAGCGTATCCACCAGGGTGGGGAACGAGTTGGGAGCAGAGCAACCAAAAAAGGCGAGATTAGCAGCCATTGTTGGGCTGTTCTGTAGCTTCGTCCTCGGGATTTGTGCTCTGTTTTTCGCAGTATCGATAAGGAAGATTTGGGCAAGTATGTTTACAGACGATAAAGATATCATAGGATTAACGTCGATGGTGCTGCCCATAATAGGACTGTGTGAGCTAGGAAATTGCCCGCAGACGACTGGATGCGGCGTCTTGAGAGGGACGGCTAGGCCTAAAATTGGAGCGAATATTAATTTGGGATGTTTTTATTTGGTGGGGATGCCGGTGGCGGTGGGATTATCGTTTTACGGAGGGTTTGATTTCAGGGGATTATGGCTGGGGCTACTGGCGGCGCAAGGTTGTTGTGCGGCGGCGATGCTGGTGGTTTTGGGATTTACCGATTGGGAATTTGAAGCAATTAGAGCTAGGAAGCTAACTGGTGGTTGTGAACAAGTGGTGGAAGCTGAGTCACTTATGCcgaaaaacaaacaagattGCTGCTAA